Proteins found in one Campylobacter lari genomic segment:
- the rsfS gene encoding ribosome silencing factor → MQERINNIVQILDDKKADLIETFDMQDKDYFVKFVVIATTMGERHALSLIDDLKTNLKSKGEEFLNIESSEEWTVLDLGDILIHLMSETYRAKYNIEEFLKSLNKENQN, encoded by the coding sequence ATGCAAGAAAGAATTAACAATATAGTGCAAATTTTAGATGATAAAAAAGCAGACTTAATAGAAACTTTTGATATGCAAGATAAGGATTATTTTGTCAAATTTGTAGTGATTGCTACTACTATGGGGGAAAGACATGCGCTTTCTTTGATTGATGATTTAAAAACTAATCTTAAAAGTAAAGGTGAGGAGTTTTTAAATATAGAAAGTAGTGAAGAATGGACTGTACTTGATTTGGGAGATATTTTGATTCACTTAATGAGTGAAACTTATAGAGCAAAATATAATATAGAAGAATTTTTAAAAAGTTTAAACAAAGAAAATCAAAACTAG
- a CDS encoding HIT family protein, with the protein MIYENDYLFIEKENSQIPWVKIFTKENYRELSDCPTFLQNMLFQHVLACELSLREYYNPEKINIASFANYVPRVHFHVMARFKEDGFFPECMWGKQQREVKDLKLPDFEGFVSILLKKIKNIHV; encoded by the coding sequence ATGATTTATGAAAATGATTATTTATTTATAGAAAAAGAAAATTCTCAAATTCCTTGGGTAAAAATTTTTACTAAAGAAAATTACAGAGAATTAAGTGATTGTCCAACCTTTTTACAAAATATGCTTTTTCAGCATGTTTTAGCTTGCGAATTAAGCCTTAGAGAGTATTATAACCCAGAAAAAATCAACATAGCTTCTTTTGCAAACTATGTACCAAGAGTGCATTTTCATGTTATGGCGCGTTTTAAAGAAGATGGGTTTTTTCCTGAATGCATGTGGGGAAAACAACAAAGAGAAGTTAAGGATTTAAAATTGCCTGATTTTGAAGGATTTGTATCAATTTTACTTAAAAAAATAAAAAATATTCATGTTTAA
- the gap gene encoding type I glyceraldehyde-3-phosphate dehydrogenase yields MAVKVAINGFGRIGRCVARIIMKRDDIELVAINDTTDIELTKYLFKYDTVHGVYDGSVENEGDDLIIDNKKIKVLKSRNVADLDFAKYGAQIVLECTGAHLTMEKCQGFLDHGVQKVIMSAPAKDKTPTYVLGVNAHEYKGENIISNASCTTNCLGPICRVLQDNFGIEKGLMTTIHAYTNGQSIIDAKARDKRRSRAAAQNIIPTSTGAAKAMKLVMPELDGKLHGQSMRVPVADVSTVDLTATLKKKVSKEEINEAFRKAATSNLKGILLVDDEERVSSDFITCSYGAIVASDLTQVICDDFVKVVAWYDNEWGYSSRLVDMAVFVAKV; encoded by the coding sequence ATGGCTGTAAAAGTTGCAATAAATGGTTTTGGACGCATTGGAAGATGTGTTGCAAGAATTATTATGAAGCGCGATGATATCGAACTTGTAGCGATTAATGATACTACTGATATAGAGCTTACTAAATATCTTTTTAAATATGACACTGTTCATGGGGTATATGATGGTAGTGTTGAAAATGAAGGTGATGATTTAATAATTGATAATAAAAAAATAAAAGTTTTAAAAAGCAGAAATGTAGCTGATTTAGACTTTGCAAAATATGGCGCACAAATTGTTTTAGAATGTACTGGCGCACACTTAACTATGGAAAAATGTCAAGGATTTTTAGATCATGGGGTGCAAAAAGTTATCATGAGTGCACCTGCAAAAGATAAAACTCCAACTTATGTTTTAGGGGTAAATGCTCACGAATACAAAGGCGAAAACATCATCTCAAATGCAAGTTGTACTACTAACTGTCTAGGTCCAATTTGTAGAGTTTTACAAGATAATTTCGGCATAGAAAAAGGTTTAATGACAACTATTCATGCCTACACAAACGGACAAAGCATTATTGATGCAAAGGCTAGAGATAAAAGAAGATCACGTGCTGCTGCTCAAAATATCATCCCCACTTCAACTGGTGCAGCAAAAGCTATGAAACTTGTTATGCCTGAACTTGATGGAAAATTACATGGTCAAAGCATGCGTGTACCTGTGGCTGATGTATCAACTGTGGATTTAACTGCAACTTTAAAGAAAAAAGTAAGTAAAGAAGAAATTAACGAAGCCTTTAGAAAAGCAGCTACTAGCAATTTAAAAGGCATACTATTGGTTGATGATGAAGAAAGAGTTTCAAGTGATTTTATAACTTGCTCTTATGGTGCAATTGTAGCAAGTGATTTAACTCAAGTAATTTGCGATGATTTTGTTAAAGTGGTTGCTTGGTATGATAATGAATGGGGATATTCTTCTCGTTTAGTAGATATGGCAGTATTTGTAGCAAAGGTTTAA
- a CDS encoding DUF4153 domain-containing protein, whose protein sequence is MFKKFINSSYIALLHHPLGVIFYLFFWFFIAFFYNSYQTSIFLLLTLFIIFCETFTNSRSNLIQNYKSLKNLWVGFFGLIFYIFLNFIFKDGIENYLIFFTNNSLYISLTTTLIALVCARKLCDFNYFHHFLAALSFSISFWLIFGIFLAIFYGSFDFLFDISSSKLNSHVLSLWLFSAGIFSLFLLGNFTSYNFNKIFIFILNTFSILYIIMLFTYGLGVLFNLLKNLSIVHLCLWFGNFLLINLWINLSFYKIKKALLYVFFIVVLSLNIFVFYAIIIRITQYGFTPERLAVLALNLWLLVANYLSVFKQKIALKFSFYLLALISLFLGFFANYISFSSQKYQLQKLENSIHSLNLDYAQSKQYYDQIKSIKNTLHSLDKNYNNSYSFDDFLKTYNLTHLKPQKIKFHNMSKKFHPKYSKLKENYDEVLFDFIANTSEFKYFMKIDDNTLHFLLQEKELLKLENFDKVLKNYQKNSQLSYKLNNGSSLIFIPLEFNINIKGQITFFKTHVFIKNSK, encoded by the coding sequence ATGTTTAAAAAATTTATTAATTCTAGCTATATAGCTTTATTACATCATCCACTTGGAGTTATTTTTTATTTATTTTTTTGGTTTTTTATAGCATTTTTTTATAATTCATATCAAACTAGTATTTTTCTACTTTTAACCCTATTTATAATTTTTTGCGAAACATTCACTAACTCAAGAAGTAATTTAATACAAAATTATAAAAGCTTGAAAAATTTATGGGTTGGATTTTTTGGACTAATTTTTTATATATTTTTAAATTTTATCTTTAAAGATGGTATAGAAAATTATTTAATATTTTTTACTAATAATTCTTTATATATTTCTTTAACAACAACTCTTATAGCTTTAGTGTGTGCAAGAAAATTATGTGATTTCAATTATTTTCATCATTTTTTAGCTGCCCTTTCTTTTAGTATAAGCTTTTGGCTAATTTTTGGTATATTTTTAGCTATATTTTATGGTTCGTTTGATTTTTTATTTGATATTTCTTCAAGTAAACTAAATTCTCATGTTCTGTCATTGTGGCTTTTTAGTGCTGGAATTTTTTCTTTATTTTTACTTGGTAATTTTACTTCATATAATTTTAATAAAATTTTTATATTTATACTAAATACTTTTAGTATTTTATATATAATCATGCTTTTTACTTATGGCTTAGGAGTATTATTTAATCTTTTAAAAAATCTTAGTATAGTTCATTTATGTCTTTGGTTTGGTAATTTTTTATTAATTAATCTTTGGATAAATTTATCTTTTTATAAAATCAAAAAAGCATTACTCTATGTCTTTTTTATTGTAGTGCTATCACTAAATATTTTCGTATTTTATGCTATTATAATTAGAATTACACAATATGGCTTTACACCGGAACGCTTAGCAGTATTGGCTTTAAATTTATGGCTTTTGGTTGCAAACTATCTAAGCGTATTTAAACAAAAAATTGCATTAAAATTTTCTTTTTATCTACTTGCACTTATATCCTTATTTTTAGGATTTTTTGCAAATTACATAAGTTTCTCTTCGCAAAAATACCAATTGCAAAAACTAGAAAACTCTATACACTCTTTAAATCTTGACTATGCCCAAAGTAAGCAATACTACGATCAAATTAAAAGTATCAAAAACACCTTGCATAGTCTTGATAAAAATTATAATAACAGCTATAGTTTTGATGATTTTTTAAAAACTTATAATCTAACTCATTTAAAGCCACAAAAAATAAAATTTCATAATATGTCCAAAAAATTTCATCCAAAATACTCCAAACTAAAAGAAAATTATGACGAAGTATTATTTGATTTTATTGCTAATACAAGTGAATTTAAATATTTTATGAAGATTGATGACAACACCTTGCATTTTTTACTTCAAGAAAAAGAACTTTTAAAACTTGAAAATTTTGACAAAGTCTTAAAAAACTACCAGAAAAATTCACAATTAAGCTACAAACTTAACAATGGCTCATCTTTGATTTTTATCCCTTTAGAATTTAATATTAACATAAAAGGTCAAATAACTTTTTTTAAAACTCATGTTTTTATTAAAAACAGCAAATAA
- the nadD gene encoding nicotinate (nicotinamide) nucleotide adenylyltransferase, whose translation MKIALFGGSFDPPHLGHNAIVFNALANLELDKLIIMPTFISPFKQEFTANEQRRLKWCDMIWGGLEKVEICDFEIKKQRPVPSIESVDFLYKQYTISKFYLILGADHLQSLKKWHEFERLQNLVEFVVAKRDGIFIPKHFKTLDTKVDISSSFIRQTLQTSQVCEQIKEEVKLYYSKFKNI comes from the coding sequence ATGAAAATCGCACTTTTTGGTGGCAGTTTTGATCCACCCCATTTAGGGCATAATGCTATAGTCTTTAATGCGCTAGCAAATTTAGAGCTTGATAAGCTTATTATTATGCCAACTTTTATTAGCCCCTTTAAGCAAGAATTTACCGCAAATGAACAAAGACGCTTAAAATGGTGTGATATGATTTGGGGAGGTTTGGAAAAAGTTGAAATTTGTGATTTTGAAATAAAAAAACAAAGACCCGTACCTAGTATAGAAAGTGTTGATTTTTTGTATAAACAATATACAATTTCTAAATTTTATCTTATTTTGGGAGCTGATCATTTACAAAGTCTTAAAAAATGGCATGAATTTGAAAGATTGCAAAATTTGGTAGAATTTGTTGTAGCTAAAAGAGATGGTATTTTTATACCAAAACATTTTAAAACCTTAGATACTAAAGTAGATATTTCTTCTTCCTTTATAAGACAAACCTTGCAAACATCACAAGTTTGTGAGCAAATCAAAGAAGAAGTTAAGCTTTATTATTCTAAATTTAAAAATATTTAG
- a CDS encoding phosphoglycerate kinase: MSSILSIKDIDLAKKKVFIRCDFNVPQDEFLNITDDRRIRSAIPTIRYCLDNGCAVILASHLGRPKEIASKYSLEPVAKRLARLMAKEVIMAKDVIGEDAKKKANELKPSEILLLENLRFEKGETKNDENLAKELASMADVYINDAFGVCHRAHASVEAITKYFDNTNKGAGFLLQKEIEFASNLIKHPARPFVAVVGGSKVSGKLQALTNLLPKVDKLIIGGGMAFTFLKAQGYDIGNSLLEEDLIEEANKILLKGKNLGVKIYLPVDVTAAQTCSQEAVMKYTPVQEIPAGWMGLDIGPASVRLFKEALSDAQTIWWNGPMGVFEIDKFSKGSIKMSHYISESHATTVIGGGDTADVVARAGDADEMTFISTGGGASLELIEGKELPGVKPLTIKDNE; this comes from the coding sequence ATGAGTAGTATTTTATCTATTAAAGATATCGATCTTGCAAAGAAAAAAGTATTTATTAGGTGTGATTTTAATGTTCCTCAAGATGAGTTTTTAAATATTACTGATGATCGTCGTATTCGCTCGGCTATCCCTACTATAAGATATTGTTTAGACAATGGTTGTGCGGTTATTTTGGCTTCACATTTAGGACGTCCAAAAGAAATAGCCTCAAAATACTCTTTAGAACCGGTTGCAAAAAGGCTTGCACGTTTAATGGCTAAAGAAGTCATTATGGCTAAAGATGTTATAGGTGAAGATGCAAAGAAAAAAGCTAATGAATTAAAGCCGAGTGAAATCTTACTTTTAGAAAATTTACGCTTTGAAAAGGGTGAAACTAAAAATGATGAAAACTTAGCTAAAGAACTTGCTTCTATGGCTGATGTTTATATTAATGATGCCTTTGGGGTTTGTCATAGAGCCCATGCTAGTGTTGAAGCTATCACTAAATACTTTGACAATACAAACAAAGGTGCGGGATTTTTACTCCAAAAAGAAATAGAATTTGCAAGTAATCTCATCAAACACCCTGCACGACCTTTTGTGGCGGTAGTAGGTGGTTCTAAAGTAAGCGGAAAACTACAAGCTTTGACCAACTTACTTCCAAAAGTAGATAAGCTCATCATAGGTGGAGGTATGGCCTTTACTTTCTTAAAAGCTCAAGGTTATGATATAGGAAATTCTCTCTTAGAAGAAGATTTAATTGAAGAAGCAAATAAAATCTTACTCAAAGGTAAAAATCTAGGTGTAAAAATTTATCTTCCTGTGGATGTTACAGCAGCACAAACTTGCTCTCAAGAAGCAGTAATGAAATATACCCCTGTACAAGAAATTCCTGCAGGTTGGATGGGACTTGATATAGGTCCTGCTAGTGTAAGGTTGTTTAAAGAAGCACTTTCTGATGCTCAAACTATATGGTGGAATGGACCTATGGGGGTTTTTGAAATCGATAAATTCTCAAAAGGCAGCATTAAAATGAGCCATTATATTAGCGAATCTCATGCGACAACTGTAATAGGTGGTGGTGATACTGCTGATGTTGTAGCAAGAGCAGGTGATGCTGATGAGATGACTTTCATTTCAACCGGTGGTGGAGCATCATTAGAGCTTATAGAAGGAAAAGAACTTCCTGGTGTAAAACCTTTAACGATAAAGGATAATGAATGA
- the fumC gene encoding class II fumarate hydratase, which yields MEYRIEHDTMGEIKVPNDKYWGAQTERSFENFKIGCEKMPKVLIYAFANLKKSLALVNNKLGKLDDAKKDAIVQACDEIVAGKFDDNFPLAIWQTGSGTQSNMNMNEVIANRATEIMGGDFRKEKLVHPNDHVNMSQSSNDTFPTAMSIVSVEQVEKKLIPALDELIATFEKKVKEFEGIIKIGRTHLQDATPLTLAQEFSGYLSMLLHSKEQIITSLPTLRELAIGGTAVGTGLNAHPELSEKVSEELSKLLGTKFVSSPNKFHALTSHDAINFTHGAMKGLAANLMKIANDIRWLASGPRCGLGELNIPENEPGSSIMPGKVNPTQCEALTMVAVQVMGNDAAIGFAASQGNFELNVFKPVIIYNFLQSLDLLADAMHSFNIHCAVGIEPNKEKIDFNLHNSLMLVTALNPHIGYENAAKVAKNAHKKGISLKESAMELGLVSEEDFAKFVDPTKMIGPKK from the coding sequence ATGGAATATAGAATCGAACACGATACTATGGGAGAGATTAAAGTTCCTAATGATAAATATTGGGGTGCACAAACTGAAAGAAGTTTTGAAAATTTTAAAATTGGTTGTGAAAAAATGCCAAAAGTTTTAATTTATGCTTTTGCAAATCTTAAAAAATCTTTGGCTTTAGTTAATAACAAACTTGGCAAATTAGACGATGCTAAAAAAGATGCTATTGTGCAAGCTTGCGATGAAATTGTAGCAGGAAAATTTGACGATAACTTCCCACTAGCAATATGGCAAACAGGTTCAGGAACTCAAAGTAATATGAATATGAATGAAGTTATAGCAAATCGTGCTACTGAAATTATGGGTGGTGATTTTAGAAAAGAAAAACTTGTTCATCCAAATGATCATGTAAATATGAGCCAAAGCTCAAATGATACCTTTCCAACTGCTATGAGCATAGTTTCAGTAGAACAAGTAGAAAAAAAACTTATCCCTGCTTTAGATGAGCTTATTGCAACTTTTGAGAAGAAAGTAAAAGAATTTGAAGGGATTATTAAAATAGGAAGAACTCACCTCCAAGATGCTACACCACTTACCTTAGCTCAAGAATTTAGTGGATATCTTTCTATGTTACTTCACTCAAAAGAACAAATCATCACTTCTTTACCTACACTAAGAGAACTTGCAATAGGCGGAACAGCTGTTGGAACAGGTTTAAATGCTCATCCAGAACTTAGCGAAAAAGTAAGCGAGGAATTAAGCAAGCTTTTAGGCACTAAATTTGTTTCAAGTCCAAATAAATTCCATGCACTAACAAGCCATGATGCAATTAATTTTACCCATGGAGCTATGAAAGGTTTAGCTGCAAATTTAATGAAAATAGCAAATGATATTAGATGGCTAGCAAGTGGTCCTAGATGTGGTCTTGGAGAGTTAAACATACCTGAAAACGAACCAGGAAGTTCTATCATGCCAGGTAAGGTTAATCCTACTCAGTGCGAAGCTTTAACTATGGTTGCAGTACAAGTTATGGGAAATGATGCAGCTATTGGTTTTGCAGCAAGCCAAGGAAATTTCGAGCTTAATGTTTTTAAACCTGTGATTATTTATAACTTCTTGCAAAGTCTTGATTTATTGGCTGATGCTATGCATTCATTTAATATCCACTGTGCTGTTGGTATAGAGCCAAATAAAGAAAAAATTGATTTTAACTTACATAATTCTTTAATGCTAGTAACTGCATTAAATCCACACATTGGTTATGAAAATGCAGCTAAAGTAGCAAAAAATGCTCACAAAAAAGGTATTTCTTTAAAAGAAAGTGCTATGGAGCTTGGTTTAGTAAGCGAAGAAGACTTTGCTAAATTTGTAGATCCTACAAAAATGATAGGACCAAAAAAATAA
- a CDS encoding DUF1090 family protein, with protein MKQLLFLLTLCSFAFSTQCEVKIEQIQKEIAYAKNYNHQEKALSLELSLKEVQADCAKDPLFYDKKLEAKKLKEQEIEKIEQELKELKKQKDYMSKTEYKNKKQALKDKKDKIKKEIEEYINKL; from the coding sequence ATGAAACAGTTGTTATTTTTGCTTACACTTTGCTCGTTTGCATTTTCCACACAATGTGAGGTTAAAATAGAGCAAATTCAAAAAGAAATAGCTTATGCTAAAAATTACAATCATCAAGAAAAAGCTTTAAGTTTAGAATTATCCTTAAAAGAAGTTCAGGCAGATTGTGCAAAAGATCCTCTTTTTTATGATAAAAAATTAGAGGCTAAAAAACTTAAAGAGCAAGAGATAGAAAAAATCGAACAAGAGTTAAAAGAATTAAAAAAACAAAAAGATTATATGAGTAAAACAGAGTATAAAAATAAAAAACAAGCTTTAAAAGACAAAAAAGACAAAATCAAAAAAGAGATTGAAGAATATATCAACAAACTCTAA
- a CDS encoding tetratricopeptide repeat protein, which yields MDNLITELSDLAKEYFENSEFEKCDEVLSELIAFCKGEVTLAQDGKMIFIDDEDKHRLLLEAYHNRAFCRFNCLKFQEALEDVTIAVEFDSSNVFLFNLLGLCNFKLDLLQEALLAFNKTIALDNTYYLAYFNRARVYILLDEQTKALKDLQTCIDLAPEYYIAYYTRAIALLSVDPKQALLDFKKSQDLGFESSQIFYYQGVAYENLEDYQKAIEFFTKMIEQDESFSDAYYKRANNKRKVDDLEGALQDCLKSIELDNENAMAYLILGHIYKDLEKIELSIDAFKKSIELDENLQYPCFALARVLYDLEDYEQALKYYDKTIELYEEYAQAYINRGNTKINLKMTEEAIEDFDLAAKYYQERARKHDFTPSELAELEHAVPYGFYHLGNSLYEIDKYDEALISYEKALKYQKEYPDVFFNRAYLKSDLEKYEEALEDSELAVKYYKKQNNTQDYANSLSQRAWIKSRLERFQEAMDEYNELIKTYKDCIDLKDVLFERAYCAKELESYEELIAYCNAAHKVDKNNFKLYFWRGIAKYNLSLEEEAIEDLNKALKIDKNHNGAKYYKGLCYEDLYMFEEAIKCYDSVILSNEEDDESYFHRAKCKRNLEKYNEALKDINECLKIIDDIGEYWIEKAQILSFLGKYDESFEAAKKASELEPKSYECYHFMGAVKVYSQDFKEAIKYLNMALNLDDSQNWTHYYKAECLRNLGDFHDALQCYEDCLKIVNENTDALVGKIQCLEELKEYEQALECTKDLLKLDEENEFALKNQDILMQKLKQQNKKWWQIWN from the coding sequence TTGGATAATTTAATTACTGAGTTATCAGATTTAGCTAAAGAATATTTTGAAAATTCAGAATTTGAAAAATGTGATGAAGTCTTAAGTGAGCTTATAGCTTTTTGTAAGGGTGAAGTTACGCTTGCTCAAGATGGTAAAATGATTTTTATAGATGATGAAGATAAACACCGTTTGCTTTTAGAGGCTTATCATAATAGAGCGTTTTGTAGATTTAATTGCTTGAAATTTCAAGAAGCGCTTGAAGATGTAACTATAGCTGTAGAATTTGATTCTAGTAATGTATTTTTGTTTAATCTTTTGGGCTTGTGTAATTTTAAGTTAGATTTATTACAAGAAGCACTTTTAGCTTTTAATAAAACTATAGCACTGGATAATACATATTATTTAGCATATTTTAACAGAGCTAGGGTTTATATACTTTTAGATGAGCAAACAAAAGCTTTAAAAGATTTACAAACTTGTATCGATTTAGCTCCAGAATATTATATAGCTTATTATACTAGAGCCATTGCCCTGCTTAGTGTTGATCCAAAACAAGCTTTGCTTGATTTTAAGAAGTCTCAAGATTTGGGTTTTGAATCTTCGCAGATTTTTTATTATCAAGGGGTAGCTTATGAGAATTTAGAAGATTATCAAAAAGCTATAGAATTTTTTACCAAGATGATTGAGCAAGATGAGAGTTTTTCTGATGCGTATTATAAAAGGGCTAATAATAAACGTAAAGTCGATGATTTAGAGGGCGCTTTGCAAGATTGCTTAAAATCCATTGAATTAGATAATGAAAATGCAATGGCATATTTGATTTTGGGACATATTTATAAAGACTTAGAAAAGATAGAATTATCAATAGATGCTTTTAAAAAATCAATCGAATTGGATGAAAATTTGCAATATCCATGTTTTGCATTGGCTAGGGTTTTGTATGATTTAGAAGATTATGAGCAAGCTTTGAAGTATTATGATAAAACAATTGAGCTTTATGAAGAATATGCCCAAGCTTACATTAATAGAGGTAATACTAAAATTAATCTAAAAATGACTGAAGAGGCTATAGAGGATTTTGATTTAGCAGCTAAATATTATCAAGAAAGAGCAAGAAAGCATGACTTTACTCCATCAGAATTAGCAGAACTTGAACACGCAGTTCCTTATGGTTTTTATCATTTAGGTAATAGCTTATACGAGATAGATAAATATGATGAAGCTTTGATAAGTTACGAAAAAGCTTTAAAATATCAAAAAGAATATCCCGATGTATTTTTTAATAGGGCTTATTTAAAATCTGATCTTGAAAAATATGAGGAAGCTTTAGAAGATAGCGAACTAGCTGTTAAATATTATAAAAAGCAAAATAATACCCAAGATTATGCTAATTCCCTTTCTCAAAGAGCTTGGATTAAAAGTAGACTTGAAAGATTTCAAGAAGCTATGGATGAATACAATGAGCTTATAAAAACATATAAAGATTGTATTGATTTAAAAGATGTGTTATTTGAAAGAGCATATTGTGCAAAAGAACTTGAATCATATGAAGAATTAATAGCTTATTGTAATGCAGCACACAAGGTGGATAAAAATAATTTTAAACTTTATTTTTGGCGAGGAATTGCTAAATATAATTTAAGCTTAGAAGAAGAAGCTATAGAAGACTTAAACAAGGCTTTAAAAATCGATAAAAACCATAATGGTGCAAAATATTATAAAGGACTTTGTTATGAAGATCTTTATATGTTTGAAGAGGCTATAAAATGTTATGATAGCGTGATTTTAAGTAACGAAGAGGATGATGAGTCGTATTTTCATAGAGCAAAATGCAAAAGAAATCTTGAAAAATATAACGAAGCTTTAAAAGATATCAATGAATGCTTAAAAATAATTGATGATATTGGGGAGTATTGGATAGAAAAAGCACAAATTTTAAGTTTTTTAGGAAAATATGATGAAAGCTTTGAAGCGGCAAAAAAAGCAAGTGAGCTTGAGCCAAAATCATATGAGTGTTATCATTTTATGGGTGCAGTTAAAGTATATTCGCAAGATTTTAAAGAAGCTATAAAATATCTTAACATGGCTTTAAATTTAGATGATAGTCAAAATTGGACACATTATTACAAGGCAGAGTGTTTAAGAAATTTAGGTGATTTTCATGATGCATTGCAATGTTATGAAGATTGTTTAAAGATAGTAAATGAAAATACCGATGCTTTGGTGGGAAAAATTCAGTGTTTAGAAGAGTTAAAAGAATACGAACAAGCTTTGGAGTGTACTAAAGATTTATTAAAACTTGATGAAGAAAATGAGTTTGCATTAAAAAATCAAGATATTTTAATGCAAAAATTAAAACAGCAAAATAAAAAATGGTGGCAAATTTGGAATTAA